A single genomic interval of Nonomuraea rubra harbors:
- a CDS encoding ABC transporter permease, whose translation MLRYLARRLGQALLVVAGVVVLTFAIMRLVPGDPAVAFAGPKATPEQLAEARARFGLDDPLPVQLLNYARDLVTGDWGTSLRTRQPVRDDLYLAFPASLELVGAALLVAIALGIPLGVLAARHKRRLPDFGVRLGSMLAVSVPVFWLALALQTVFAGNLGWFPIAGEYDTSLDTTSPLTLWTNITIVDALITGNWPIFTSTLEHLVLPALVVAAYPTGVIAQMTRAALIEESGQDHARLERALGFGETSILTRFALRPALGPVLSLIALVFAYAIVNGFLVEAVFNWPGLGRYAAESIRSLDTPGIAGVTLLVALVYVLANLVVDILQGFVDPRTRSR comes from the coding sequence GTGCTCCGCTATCTGGCTCGCCGGCTCGGCCAGGCGCTCCTGGTCGTGGCCGGCGTGGTCGTGCTCACGTTCGCGATCATGCGGCTGGTGCCCGGCGACCCGGCGGTCGCGTTCGCCGGGCCGAAGGCCACGCCTGAACAGCTCGCCGAGGCCCGCGCGCGGTTCGGCCTGGACGACCCGCTGCCCGTGCAGCTGCTGAACTACGCGCGCGACCTGGTCACCGGCGACTGGGGGACCAGCCTGCGCACCAGGCAGCCCGTGCGCGACGACCTCTACCTGGCCTTCCCCGCCTCGCTGGAGCTGGTCGGGGCGGCGCTGCTGGTGGCGATCGCGCTGGGCATCCCGCTCGGGGTGCTCGCCGCCCGCCACAAGAGGCGGCTGCCGGACTTCGGCGTACGGCTGGGCAGCATGCTGGCCGTCTCCGTACCGGTCTTCTGGCTGGCCCTGGCGCTGCAGACGGTGTTCGCCGGCAACCTCGGCTGGTTCCCGATCGCCGGCGAGTACGACACCTCGCTCGACACCACCAGCCCGCTCACCCTCTGGACGAACATCACCATCGTCGACGCCCTCATCACCGGCAACTGGCCCATCTTCACCAGCACCCTCGAACACCTGGTGCTGCCCGCCCTGGTCGTGGCCGCCTACCCCACGGGCGTGATCGCCCAGATGACCAGGGCCGCGCTGATCGAGGAGTCGGGCCAGGACCACGCCAGGCTGGAGCGGGCGCTCGGGTTCGGCGAGACGTCGATCCTGACCAGGTTCGCGCTGCGGCCCGCGCTGGGCCCGGTGCTGTCGCTGATCGCGCTGGTCTTCGCGTACGCGATCGTCAACGGCTTCCTCGTCGAGGCCGTCTTCAACTGGCCGGGCCTGGGCCGGTACGCCGCCGAGTCGATCCGCTCGCTGGACACCCCGGGCATCGCGGGCGTCACCCTGCTGGTCGCCCTGGTGTACGTCCTGGCCAACCTGGTCGTGGACATCCTCCAGGGCTTCGTCGATCCCCGTACGAGGTCCCGATGA
- a CDS encoding ABC transporter permease, whose translation MTTDVQPLRRGLLPRVPDRFAVFGAVLLAVVVLAALLAPWLAPYPLDEPRPLERLLPPSGAHWFGTDQVGRDVLTRILYGGRTSLTIAVAVLGISAAVGVTLGVVAGYAGGWLRDVIMRVTDVFLAFPALLLSLALAVVLQPSVNTVILAIAVTWWPWYTRLAASTAASIATRPYVDAARCLGVPAPLIILRHVLPNSLTPVLVQLSLDAGGVILTSAALSYLGLGAQEPTAEWGLMVQQGQTLFTTNWWVVAFPGLAILVTAFAFNVLGEGLRNALDPRAEELGRRERRRSQRMPKRPRP comes from the coding sequence ATGACGACGGATGTGCAACCGCTGCGCCGCGGCCTCCTGCCCCGCGTCCCCGACCGGTTCGCCGTGTTCGGGGCGGTGCTGCTCGCCGTCGTCGTGCTGGCGGCGCTGCTGGCGCCGTGGCTGGCGCCGTACCCGCTGGACGAGCCGCGCCCGCTGGAGCGGCTGCTGCCGCCGAGCGGCGCCCACTGGTTCGGCACCGACCAGGTCGGGCGCGACGTGCTCACCCGCATCCTGTACGGCGGGCGCACCTCGCTGACCATCGCCGTGGCCGTGCTGGGCATCTCGGCGGCCGTCGGGGTGACGCTGGGCGTGGTCGCCGGCTACGCGGGCGGCTGGCTCAGGGACGTGATCATGCGGGTCACGGACGTGTTCCTGGCCTTCCCCGCGCTGCTGCTCTCCCTGGCGCTGGCCGTCGTGCTGCAGCCCAGCGTGAACACCGTGATCCTGGCCATCGCGGTGACCTGGTGGCCGTGGTACACCCGGCTGGCCGCCTCCACGGCGGCCTCGATCGCCACCCGCCCGTACGTGGACGCCGCCCGCTGCCTCGGCGTGCCCGCCCCGCTGATCATCCTGCGGCACGTGCTGCCGAACTCGCTCACCCCCGTCCTGGTGCAGCTCTCGCTGGACGCGGGCGGGGTGATCCTCACCTCGGCGGCGCTGTCGTACCTGGGGCTGGGCGCGCAGGAGCCGACGGCGGAGTGGGGGCTGATGGTGCAGCAGGGGCAGACGCTGTTCACCACGAACTGGTGGGTGGTGGCCTTTCCCGGGCTGGCGATCCTGGTGACGGCGTTCGCGTTCAACGTGCTCGGTGAGGGGCTGCGCAACGCGCTGGATCCCCGAGCGGAGGAGCTCGGCAGGAGAGAGCGACGAAGGAGCCAACGGATGCCGAAGCGGCCGCGACCATGA
- a CDS encoding ABC transporter ATP-binding protein, with product MSTQGGQVIEVRDLQVRYGGRLVADVPELDVGAGECVAIVGESGSGKSTTLLSLLGLTENAEISGQVRVCGVDVLTASQKALREIRGARAALVMQSPQAALSPATRLGTLMRRALKLHGRQATDEAMARALEEVVLDREILRRYPHEISGGQAQRFAIALAIALGAEVVLADEPTSALDVTVQAEVVGVLRRLRAERDLALLLVSHDLALVSTIADRVLVMKDGAVVESGPAAEVLAEPSHPYTRELLEALP from the coding sequence ATGAGCACGCAGGGTGGTCAAGTGATCGAGGTGCGCGACCTCCAGGTGCGGTACGGCGGCCGGCTCGTCGCCGACGTGCCCGAGCTGGACGTGGGCGCGGGGGAGTGCGTGGCGATCGTGGGGGAGAGCGGGTCGGGCAAGTCCACGACGCTGCTCTCGCTCCTCGGCCTCACCGAGAATGCCGAAATTTCGGGACAAGTGCGGGTATGTGGCGTGGACGTGCTCACCGCCTCCCAGAAGGCGCTGCGCGAGATCCGCGGCGCCCGCGCGGCCCTGGTCATGCAGTCGCCGCAGGCCGCCCTCAGCCCCGCCACCCGCCTCGGCACGCTCATGCGCCGCGCGCTCAAGCTGCACGGCAGGCAGGCCACGGACGAGGCCATGGCGCGGGCCCTGGAGGAGGTCGTGCTCGACCGCGAGATCCTGCGCCGCTACCCCCACGAGATCTCCGGCGGCCAGGCCCAGCGCTTCGCCATCGCGCTGGCCATCGCCCTGGGCGCCGAGGTCGTCCTGGCCGACGAGCCCACCAGCGCGCTGGACGTGACCGTGCAGGCCGAGGTGGTCGGCGTGCTGCGGCGGCTGCGGGCCGAGCGGGACCTGGCGCTCCTGCTGGTCTCCCACGACCTGGCCCTCGTCTCGACGATCGCCGACCGGGTGCTCGTCATGAAGGACGGCGCGGTCGTGGAGTCGGGGCCCGCCGCCGAGGTGCTGGCCGA